In Thermosynechococcus sichuanensis E542, a single genomic region encodes these proteins:
- a CDS encoding DUF2949 domain-containing protein: MPYSPQLLQYLEQELALPPESIAMALRQWQQQRGSLPIILWQYGFITLEQLDRIFEWLDQTRGDRSSHISP; encoded by the coding sequence ATGCCCTACTCTCCTCAACTACTGCAATATCTCGAACAGGAACTGGCACTGCCGCCAGAGAGCATTGCTATGGCCTTGCGTCAATGGCAACAGCAGCGCGGATCGTTGCCAATTATTCTTTGGCAGTATGGATTTATTACCCTAGAACAGTTAGATCGGATTTTTGAGTGGCTCGATCAAACGCGGGGCGATCGCTCTTCCCACATTTCTCCCTAG
- a CDS encoding vWA domain-containing protein codes for MTAAKAYSYAMTRLQMHNPFFGTLALFAQAYFTDSVPIAATNGKSLYLNPEVFVSLPRKQQDAVIIHEVLHMALLHAVRRGGRDQTLWNIAADIVVNGMIRNQEHLELLPGSLIDPDLERFDVEEVYACLQKRGKAKSSNDLQRKRIKDDFRPEQRDLLEKGLPDAKSVNGGEGDGNGHEHSGVLDQKWLHETEVFWRQALQQAICIAEMSKQQGIIPAGIERYCLNLRGGQVDWRTQLWRYLVHTPTDFQGFDRRFVYRNLYIETLIAESVLVYVAVDTSGSVSDDLIAQFLGEVTGILAAYPHIKLELYYADADIYGPYELDKMSQIPKPKGGGGTDFCPFFRKVGERWDGITDGVCVYLTDGYGNFPKEPPPLPVLWVVCPGGLETENFPWGEVIRLV; via the coding sequence ATGACTGCCGCCAAAGCTTACAGTTACGCCATGACACGGCTACAGATGCACAATCCTTTCTTCGGCACACTGGCCTTATTTGCACAGGCTTATTTCACTGATTCAGTGCCCATTGCAGCCACGAATGGTAAGTCCCTGTATCTCAATCCTGAGGTATTTGTAAGCTTGCCTCGAAAGCAGCAGGATGCAGTCATTATCCATGAAGTTTTACACATGGCCTTGCTCCATGCAGTGCGGCGCGGTGGACGAGATCAAACGCTTTGGAATATTGCTGCCGACATCGTGGTCAATGGCATGATTCGCAACCAAGAGCACTTAGAATTACTGCCGGGGAGTTTGATTGATCCAGACTTAGAGCGATTTGATGTTGAGGAGGTGTACGCCTGCCTGCAGAAACGGGGAAAGGCAAAGAGTTCAAATGATTTACAAAGAAAAAGAATAAAAGATGACTTCCGCCCCGAACAACGGGACTTACTGGAGAAAGGACTGCCCGATGCTAAGTCCGTCAATGGCGGTGAGGGTGACGGCAATGGGCATGAGCACAGCGGAGTGCTCGATCAGAAATGGCTGCATGAAACAGAAGTTTTTTGGCGGCAGGCACTCCAACAGGCGATCTGTATTGCTGAAATGAGTAAGCAGCAAGGAATAATTCCAGCGGGTATTGAACGGTACTGTCTTAACTTGCGTGGTGGGCAGGTAGATTGGCGGACACAACTATGGCGCTACTTGGTGCATACACCAACAGATTTTCAGGGATTTGATCGCCGCTTTGTCTATCGCAACTTGTACATTGAAACCCTCATCGCTGAATCCGTCTTGGTTTACGTGGCTGTTGATACGAGTGGTTCGGTGAGCGATGACCTCATTGCCCAGTTTTTAGGAGAAGTCACAGGGATTTTGGCGGCTTACCCCCACATCAAACTCGAACTCTACTATGCAGATGCTGATATTTACGGTCCCTACGAGCTAGATAAAATGAGCCAAATTCCCAAACCTAAAGGGGGCGGTGGTACAGATTTTTGTCCATTTTTTAGAAAAGTAGGGGAGCGCTGGGATGGGATCACCGATGGCGTTTGTGTTTACCTCACCGATGGTTATGGTAATTTCCCTAAGGAACCGCCGCCGTTGCCAGTCCTGTGGGTTGTCTGCCCGGGCGGCTTGGAGACAGAGAACTTTCCTTGGGGTGAAGTGATTCGTCTTGTTTAG
- a CDS encoding ATP-binding protein, with translation MNRHHSSRHIVGIVKGPGDSGSEYVFITADAQPVRMGEFVYYELSHSPSVASNSHAAVHQVLGKITGCRLIEHLPDRMFADHELNPGAVAALIGFTCEPAELYEMTVEVMGEFHEVFGFNNLRRLPLPGAKVYLAEDDLLQEVLNKKKPEEPGAAHIGSLLLREESAVPIALDVKELVSTHMAILAGTGSGKSYTAGVLVEELLSPKNRAAVLILDPHGEYHTLTQLRGHPAFKGEDGYQPQVKVITPQEVKIRVSSLEFHDILTLLPQMSDRQQAILKRAYDEVRRLYPNGHWSTQDLITAVYAVDRVEDEEGNVKQGSSADALAWKLEKMQRSDYFHAYEHLPPHKLFTPGQVTILQMNEIPLEEQQVIATAILRQTNHARMNTQKNRVFEGDEQYLPYPVFILIEEAHRFAPAHEPSQCKRVLRTILSEGRKFGLGVGLITQRPGKLDSDVLSQCMSQFILRIVNPVDQESLKHGVEAAGRELLKELPALSKGQVIIAGACVNTPVLCRVRQRLTTHGGETLDAPALWQAYFAQHKQLDRMVAMAGPAPRPKPRTIGRRSLE, from the coding sequence ATGAATCGTCATCATTCCTCGCGTCACATTGTCGGCATTGTCAAAGGCCCCGGAGACAGCGGTAGCGAGTATGTGTTTATTACTGCTGATGCCCAGCCTGTGCGAATGGGTGAATTTGTCTATTATGAGTTGAGCCATTCCCCAAGTGTAGCCTCAAACTCCCACGCTGCTGTTCACCAAGTCTTGGGTAAGATTACGGGCTGCCGTCTGATTGAGCATCTGCCGGATCGGATGTTTGCCGATCACGAACTGAATCCCGGTGCCGTGGCTGCCCTAATTGGTTTTACCTGTGAACCGGCGGAACTCTACGAGATGACCGTAGAAGTGATGGGGGAATTTCATGAGGTCTTTGGCTTTAATAATTTGCGGCGGCTGCCCCTGCCCGGTGCCAAGGTCTATTTAGCGGAAGATGACCTGCTGCAGGAAGTCCTCAACAAGAAGAAGCCAGAGGAACCGGGGGCAGCCCATATTGGATCACTCTTGTTGCGCGAGGAGAGTGCTGTCCCCATTGCCCTTGATGTCAAGGAACTGGTGAGTACCCATATGGCCATCCTTGCCGGGACAGGGTCAGGGAAGTCCTATACAGCGGGGGTGTTAGTGGAGGAATTGCTGTCGCCCAAAAATCGAGCCGCAGTGCTGATCCTCGACCCCCATGGTGAATACCACACGCTGACCCAGCTTAGGGGACACCCAGCCTTTAAGGGAGAGGATGGCTATCAGCCTCAGGTGAAGGTTATTACGCCTCAAGAGGTCAAAATTCGGGTTTCTTCCCTAGAGTTTCATGATATTTTGACGCTGCTTCCCCAGATGAGCGATCGCCAGCAGGCCATTCTCAAAAGAGCCTATGATGAAGTGCGCCGGCTCTATCCCAATGGCCATTGGAGTACGCAGGACTTGATTACAGCGGTCTATGCGGTGGATCGCGTTGAAGATGAAGAGGGCAATGTCAAGCAGGGGTCTTCTGCTGATGCTTTGGCTTGGAAGTTGGAAAAAATGCAACGCTCCGACTATTTCCATGCCTATGAACACCTGCCACCCCACAAGTTATTCACCCCTGGCCAAGTGACCATTCTGCAAATGAATGAGATTCCCCTTGAGGAGCAGCAGGTCATTGCTACAGCAATTTTGCGCCAAACCAACCATGCCCGCATGAATACCCAAAAAAACCGCGTCTTTGAGGGAGATGAGCAGTACCTACCCTATCCAGTCTTTATTTTGATTGAGGAGGCCCATCGCTTTGCCCCTGCCCACGAACCCTCGCAATGTAAGCGGGTGCTGCGCACAATTCTCAGTGAAGGCCGTAAATTTGGCCTTGGGGTGGGACTGATTACCCAGCGTCCGGGCAAACTGGATAGCGATGTCCTCTCCCAGTGCATGAGCCAGTTTATTCTGCGGATTGTCAATCCTGTCGATCAAGAGAGTCTCAAACATGGGGTGGAGGCCGCTGGTCGCGAGTTGCTCAAAGAACTGCCTGCCCTCAGTAAAGGTCAGGTGATTATTGCGGGCGCCTGTGTGAATACGCCAGTGCTTTGTCGGGTGCGGCAACGCTTGACGACCCACGGGGGTGAGACATTGGATGCCCCTGCCCTGTGGCAAGCCTATTTTGCCCAACACAAACAGTTGGATCGCATGGTGGCAATGGCAGGCCCAGCGCCACGCCCTAAACCGCGAACGATAGGTCGGCGATCGCTCGAGTAA
- a CDS encoding TPM domain-containing protein, whose protein sequence is MLQHVRRWFCQIGLVMVLVSLCWLGAIAPAHSFNNPELLPAEPTNVVDLAQILTPVQKERLDSELAEFEAQTGWKLRVLTQYDRTPGLAVRDFWDLDDRSILLVADTRGGNLLNFNVGDTAYRVLQRTFWVELQTRFGNQYFVRDNGEDQAILQSLHAIETCLAQGGCRAVPGLPQEQWILTLATSIFGGIILGFVARPRRADQKVAWKWILLFSPLWGMLFFAFGLGPVLVRTQEWLPVLRNVAGFALGAIVAFLIPAPSGPPPVLEE, encoded by the coding sequence ATGCTTCAACACGTCCGGCGCTGGTTTTGCCAAATTGGTTTAGTGATGGTGCTTGTGAGCCTCTGCTGGTTGGGGGCGATCGCCCCCGCTCACAGCTTCAACAATCCAGAATTGCTGCCTGCGGAGCCAACCAATGTCGTTGACTTAGCACAGATTCTCACACCGGTTCAAAAGGAACGCCTTGACAGCGAACTGGCAGAGTTTGAAGCACAGACAGGGTGGAAATTGCGCGTTCTCACTCAGTACGATCGCACCCCCGGCCTAGCGGTACGGGATTTTTGGGATCTAGACGATCGCAGTATTTTACTGGTGGCCGATACCCGCGGCGGCAATCTTTTGAACTTCAATGTTGGTGACACCGCCTACCGAGTTCTCCAGCGCACCTTTTGGGTTGAGTTGCAAACCCGCTTTGGCAATCAATACTTTGTCCGCGACAACGGTGAAGATCAGGCGATCCTGCAATCGCTTCATGCCATTGAAACTTGCCTCGCCCAAGGGGGATGCCGTGCCGTACCGGGGTTGCCCCAAGAGCAATGGATTCTTACCCTTGCCACCTCCATCTTTGGCGGCATCATTTTGGGCTTTGTGGCTCGTCCCCGCCGTGCCGATCAAAAAGTGGCTTGGAAGTGGATTCTCCTTTTTTCGCCGCTGTGGGGCATGCTTTTCTTTGCCTTTGGCCTTGGCCCTGTTCTGGTTCGTACCCAAGAATGGCTACCCGTCCTGCGCAATGTTGCTGGTTTTGCCTTGGGTGCCATTGTTGCCTTTTTGATTCCTGCTCCCAGTGGGCCACCGCCAGTGCTTGAGGAATAG
- a CDS encoding N-acetylmuramoyl-L-alanine amidase — MDQPWRSWQFRAVVSFLWAPTAALVMAQPASASRLQLWRLNPATNQLEIRTERAVQPRAELVYNPTRLVIDLPGVVLGSPQISQNYSGAIRQVRVAQFDPQTTRIVVEYAAGFTIDPQQVRFRGVTANNWLVQLPAPQQQTISLPPPPPPSPPSAPPTTPTVPLQMRSWRADATGFLVLADRPLPEGSYTIRRPRRDRIEILLSNSELIRNFSPRRLELRRFGRDRVRAEVRAQSNRQVQITLDIDPQDADWQVTPRNDGFVIVPSTTAITPPPPPSPQRPSVIPPASAQTPVTTIQRIDLGGRELLIQGDRTVFYNVGWEGNRYRIRLRQAQLDSNLREPRLVTGSPLSNIEFRQEDNQTVSILLTPAPNFRILGPRPLSAESFVVQIQGANDPPASAPAPIDVPPTATTQPPSQPVPRGRFVVVIDPGHGGRDPGAIGIGGIREKDIVLDISLQVAQFLQQQGVQVIMTRTTDIDLDLAPRVAIAERARANAFVSIHANAISLARPDVNGLETYFAPGRSSRLASAIHNSILSSLNIRDRGVRSARFYVIRNTSMDSALVETGFVTGAEDAANFQNPAWRTQMARAIAQGILNFLQGR; from the coding sequence ATGGATCAACCGTGGCGTTCTTGGCAATTTCGAGCTGTGGTGAGTTTCCTATGGGCACCTACCGCTGCACTGGTCATGGCTCAGCCTGCTTCAGCCAGCCGCCTACAATTGTGGCGACTCAACCCCGCCACCAATCAACTGGAAATTCGCACTGAACGCGCTGTTCAGCCCCGGGCTGAGTTGGTCTATAATCCAACCCGCCTTGTCATTGACTTGCCTGGGGTGGTTCTCGGTAGCCCCCAGATCAGCCAAAACTACAGTGGTGCCATTCGCCAAGTGCGGGTTGCCCAGTTTGACCCCCAAACTACGCGGATTGTGGTGGAATACGCCGCTGGTTTTACAATTGACCCTCAGCAGGTACGCTTTCGGGGAGTCACAGCCAATAACTGGTTGGTGCAACTTCCCGCACCCCAGCAGCAAACAATTTCGCTACCGCCGCCGCCCCCACCGTCTCCTCCTTCTGCTCCTCCCACAACCCCCACAGTGCCCCTGCAAATGCGAAGTTGGCGGGCAGATGCCACGGGTTTTCTAGTCCTAGCCGATCGCCCCCTGCCCGAAGGAAGCTACACCATTCGCCGCCCGCGGCGCGATCGCATTGAAATTCTCCTCAGCAATAGTGAACTCATTCGCAACTTTAGTCCTCGGCGCTTGGAACTGCGCCGCTTTGGTCGTGATCGTGTCCGGGCAGAGGTACGTGCTCAGAGCAATCGCCAAGTGCAAATTACCCTCGACATTGACCCTCAAGATGCCGATTGGCAAGTGACGCCCCGTAATGATGGCTTTGTGATTGTGCCCTCAACCACGGCAATTACACCGCCACCTCCGCCATCCCCCCAACGCCCCAGTGTCATTCCTCCCGCCAGTGCTCAAACCCCCGTCACAACGATTCAACGCATTGATCTAGGGGGACGGGAGTTACTGATTCAGGGCGATCGCACCGTTTTCTATAACGTGGGCTGGGAGGGCAATCGCTATCGCATTCGCCTACGGCAAGCACAGTTGGACAGTAATCTGCGCGAACCTCGCCTTGTCACTGGCAGTCCCCTAAGCAACATTGAATTTCGCCAAGAGGATAATCAAACCGTTTCTATTCTCCTGACGCCAGCACCCAACTTTCGTATCCTTGGGCCTCGCCCCCTCTCTGCGGAATCCTTTGTGGTACAAATCCAAGGGGCAAATGATCCGCCAGCAAGTGCGCCTGCGCCAATTGATGTGCCCCCCACAGCAACCACCCAGCCCCCAAGTCAGCCCGTCCCCCGTGGCCGTTTTGTGGTGGTTATTGATCCGGGTCATGGTGGACGCGATCCCGGTGCCATTGGTATTGGTGGCATTCGTGAAAAGGATATTGTTCTCGATATCAGCTTGCAAGTTGCCCAATTTTTGCAGCAACAAGGCGTGCAGGTGATTATGACCCGCACTACAGATATTGATTTAGACTTGGCTCCTCGGGTCGCTATTGCCGAACGGGCACGGGCAAATGCCTTTGTGAGTATTCACGCCAATGCCATTAGTCTGGCTCGCCCCGATGTCAATGGCTTAGAAACCTACTTTGCCCCCGGACGCTCAAGTCGTTTGGCCTCTGCCATTCACAATAGTATTCTCAGTTCCTTGAACATTCGCGATCGCGGGGTGCGATCAGCGCGATTCTATGTGATCCGCAATACGTCAATGGATTCTGCCCTTGTCGAGACAGGGTTTGTCACGGGCGCAGAGGATGCTGCCAACTTTCAGAATCCTGCATGGCGGACGCAAATGGCACGGGCGATCGCCCAAGGTATTCTCAACTTTTTGCAGGGAAGATAA